CCACAGCCAAGGCACAGACCATCCGCGTGGGATACTCTCCCTCCCTCAGCGCGGGCATCCTTTCCCCTGCCATGGAGGCCTTCTCCCAGGTGCATCCGAAAGCCCGCGTGGAGCTTTCTGACATGACCAACCAGGAGATGATGGATGCCCTGGTCAAAGGCACGCTGGATGTCATCGTCACCGTGCAACCGCTCAAGGAAATGCCGGAGATCATCTGGACAAAGGTGCAGCAGCAGACCTGGCGGGTGGCCCTGCCACGCCAGCATCCGCTCCATGCCAAAAAGACACTCACGCCACAGGACCTGAACGAGCAGCGCCTCGTGGTGTATAGCCAGCGTGATTACCCGGACTACTGGGCCTTCATCGGTGGCTGGTTCAAAGAGCACCGCATCAATGCCCGCATCGCCAGCGAATGTGACGGCGTGACCAGTCTCATCTCTGCCGTGGAGGCCGGCATGGGCATCGCGCTCGTGGTGGAGCGCATCGCCTGCCTAATCCCGGAGCGAATCGTTTTGAAACCCATGTCCCCACAGCCCCAGCCCATCCACATTTCCGCCGGGGTGCTGGAAAGGCAGAGGAACGACAAAGTCTTCGCCGTGTTTGTGGAGGAACTGAAACGCGCGGGTGAAATGGATCTGGAGCGGCTGGCGGCGGTTTAAAAGTGACGCGCAGCCAGCCGACCAAACCTTTTTAAATCACCCGGTCATTACCACCATCGACCGGGATCTGAGCACCGGTGACTTTGGCGAATAATGGCGATGCCATCGCAGACACCATGTTGCCGATGTCCTTGCTCTTGATCTCCACCTTCATCAGGTTCTTCGTCTTGTATTCATCCACCGTCATGCCATAACGCTCAGCACTGCGCTGGAGAGCCTCTGGCGTCCACAGCTTGGTGTCAAAGACGGCATCCGGATGCACAATATTGACACGCACCCGGTTAGGCGCGAGCTCCAGTGCAGCCACGCGGCAGAGCTGGGTCAGAGCGGCCTTGCTGCAGGAATAGGCGGAAGCACCAGGGCCAGGAGCTTTGAAATTTCGGCTGCCCACAAAG
The window above is part of the Prosthecobacter fusiformis genome. Proteins encoded here:
- a CDS encoding LysR family transcriptional regulator — its product is MELRPLRSFIAAAEDGNISRAATRLHLTQPALSRQIKGLEDELGVTLLERGAHSFSLTPAGELLLREGRVLLERADALENRVRATAKAQTIRVGYSPSLSAGILSPAMEAFSQVHPKARVELSDMTNQEMMDALVKGTLDVIVTVQPLKEMPEIIWTKVQQQTWRVALPRQHPLHAKKTLTPQDLNEQRLVVYSQRDYPDYWAFIGGWFKEHRINARIASECDGVTSLISAVEAGMGIALVVERIACLIPERIVLKPMSPQPQPIHISAGVLERQRNDKVFAVFVEELKRAGEMDLERLAAV